AGCGGATCTAATTGTGGATGGGCTACACGCCTTCCAGCGGAACACAACGGTTAGCCCTGCTTAGCAGCGGGTTACTTAGTGTGGGACATCGTCGGTAACGACGACGCAAGCGGTGATGAGGGCGATTTCGTCTTGACGGCTTTGTTTTTCGGGGGGGTGGCGGTGTAGTGTAGTGTAGTGTAGTGTAGTGTCCAGTTCGCGGTGGTTTGGTGGCGGTGAGGTGTGTGTCTTTGTTGAGTTGCGGCTCGTGTTGATGTCCCATTCCGACCGGACAGAGTTGTTTTTTCCTTCTTTGAGTTGGGGTTTTGGTGCGTGTTGAGATCACAATCTAACTGACCGGAGTTGTATCTGTTTATTTTTTGCCTAGTCtagacttcatttgctttttaatataatcggcaGCTCTCTTGCCTGATTCGTTAAAAAAAAGTAGCTAGGGAAAAAATGGTAACCTATCCCGTTTCCACAGGACACCTTTCTAAAAATGTCGTCAGAGAAATCACACCCACAGCACTACACCCGGGAGTTGTTATTTCAGACTTTTACGCTTTCATCATATAAATAAACGTCAAACGCAACCTGGAAGAATACTTCAAAGTGTATCTGATTTGGATTGTGATCAGCACAGTGTCATGAAGAACAGTCATTACTGGTATAAAATAATCTTCTGCGAAATATGTGTTATGCACAAACTCGACTGGTTTGAGTGATGCAGAAAGCACCGACATTGCCTTATCAAAGAGGAACATTATGTAATGTACCCCAAAAaacatatatatttaatcaaaattATTGTTCCGAACTAACTTGGTAATGGATTGCTAATGAATAACCTCACATTGCTCCACGTGGGGTTATGAATACGGTCACGGATATATCCGTGCGTCCGTCCCGTGACTCCCGTCCGGACGAACCTTATCTACTCATTCACGGACCCATCCTCATCCACACATTCACGGACCCAGCCCGTGTCGCACGCCCACTTTGCACTGCACGCCCCCGCTCGTAGGACGACTCCGCTCGCCCGTGCCGCCCCCGCTCGAATGGACTTCGCTCGTCGGTGCCACCCGGCCCGCCATCGCGGGACGGACTCTGCTCGCCGGCGCGCCCCCCGCTCGCGGGACGGACTCTGCCTGCGCCCCCCCTCCCCTGCCGTTCggactcacgccttccatcgtgGCCATGCTCCATCTGCCTACTGCGGCCACTGCCAAGGTCTGTGCCGCCGACGAGCTCTGCACCGGCGACCTCCGAGCACTccgtggcatcgagctccgcgtcggcgtcgagctccacaaggacgagctccattcgtccaagcatcaaggtgacattgtgttgaaagcacgtgttgcaagtgtatgttttgagtgtttcagttgttttagaggtatgttgggTTTCGTATGAATGctacaaaagtagatcaggatgttgcatatgttgcaatggttgcacactttatgttgcaaacgtctatccctaatgtttcatctgtttttcaaacgtatgttgcaattgtgtttatctgaaagttgcatatgtttcactcatatgttgtaaatgttttatctggatgttgcgtacgTGTTGCAAAagtttttaagtgtttcatgtgttttttgcaagtgtttcagacacacatttcaaatgtttcatctgtcttcagacgtatatgcaaatgtttcatctggatatttcaaaagtagatcaagtgttgcacatgttacaatggCGCCGGTGGCTGGCAGACGTACAGCGGCTTGCCACGGGGCTTCGGCTTCTACCTCGCACGGCGCGCCTCTCCCTCCCCACTCTTTCTTTCCCTCCATTTCGCCGCAGTAGTTTGAGCTCGGTGGGAAACCCTACCCGACGAGCACGCAAACGCCTGCGGAGGTGGTGTCCCCGGGTGGACCGACAGCGACGAGATGCTCGCGTAGTGGCCCCGAAAGCTGAGGTCCATGCCATAAGCTCGCTACGCGCGAGAAACAAACAGCTGCGGGCGTTTGGATGCTAATAACGCCCTTATGAATAACCCAAAAAAACATAAATTTTTCAAATGAGCTGCTGGTGCAAGAAATAGATGAATACAGAGACACTACACAGATTTCTAACAGAACCGCTGCTTCTCTCTTATGACTCCCCCTTCATTCGCACGCTCTGTCTGTGATCATGCATGACCCGGCAGCGCCTTTGCTCGACGTTCAGCATTGCTCCACCATGAGGCTTTTTTCTTTCGTACACTCGAAGTTAACCTCTGGTCATCATACGTGTTGCGCTTCTTCATGAGCGCCAATCAGATCGTGAGATCCAGTGATAGCGATCACAGGGATCATAGGTGTTTTAGAGCACCTAGCGCTCGAACGCCTGGCTTCAGCGCGGCGTCCGGACGCACCTCGGGTCCGACCGGTTGTCCCAATTCGATTCGAGTCGGAAGCACCAAATAACGTTTTGATTCGAGTCAATCCCACCAATCCGAACAGAGCTTCACTTGCCAGTCGTGGTATCCCACGCTCACGGACGGCCGGTCCCTCGGCCACGCCGCCTGTCACCCGGCCATCCTGCTGCACCACATTTTTCAGATGTAACAGTAGTGAGACTCGACTATTTCATTAGAGCATTTCAGATGTAATGGTAGTGAAATCATGCTGTTTCATGAGAGGATTTCAGATATAACAGTAGTGAGACTCGGTTGTTTCATTAGAGCATTTTAGATGTAACAGTAGTGAAattatgttgtttcatgaccaCATTTTTCAGATGTAACAGTAGTGAGACTCGGCTGTTTCATTAGAGCATTTCAGATGTAACAGTAGTGAAATCATGCTGTTTCATTAGAGGATTTCAAATGTAACAGTAGTGAGACTCGGCTGTTTCATTAGAGCATTTTAGATGTAATAGTAGTGAAATTATATTGTTTCATTAGAGAATTTTAGATGTAACAGTAGTTCTGCCCATTACAAACGAGTGTCGTTGCTTCGTTAATCGTATTTCATTGAAACCAAAGAATGTATATACAGCTCACATACCAGATCCATCTTGTTGAGTTTAAATGTTTTGTTTATCTTGGTGTAAAGGTTCTTGCAAGTCTCACCATTATTGAAAGAAGCTAGATCCATACTCAGGAAGTCTTGTCCAGCACACGTTAAAAAAggtggaaaaaggaaaaggagaagagaTAAATAAAAGATGAGTTCTAAGAATTCAGTTTTAAATGAAAAGTCATAGGGTATTGTATCATTACCGTGGCCAACTGGGGAAAAGCAAATTTTCTATCTCTTGTTTTTCCCTCTTCAAACAATTGAAGGTGGTCAAGATTGAACTGGTAACTCCACAAGGCCATTACATTTTTACCGACCAATCCCCTTGACTTAAAGGAGTCATAGAACTCATCGTACGTAACATGAAAGCCAGATATCTCAATGAAAGGTGGCCTTGTAGAAAAGAAAAGGCAATATAATTACTAAAACCGATGTAAAATAAACAATGAACATATAAGCAGAACCTACAAGAACAAAGATGAATGAAGTGTTAAACCAAAAGAAGCTTGTTTTTTCAACAGTTGAAACAAGCAACTGCAACAATTAAATAAAGCTATGGCAACACCTACTTGAACACATGAATGAAGTAGAGCTACTTTTTatttcattttctaaaaaaatgaagACTACAGAGGTGGAAAATAAGCAAATCTAATTGATCACTTAATGCAACAGGTATGAATGAAGTATGAAAACAGAAAAAAGAGCTAGTTTCAACAGGTGAATAATACATTTGCAACAACTAAGCAAGCCTAATGCAACAGATCTGAACACCAGATAAAACAGGGCATAAGTGTAGGACAAGTTAAAGTGAAAAAAGGTAGGGGGTGGGGAGGGGGTAAACTCATGGTTGGCTTTGACCCTCTATCTTGAATCCCTGATGAAAAGCTCTTTTAGCCAAAAACTTGTTCCAAATTTCTTTggaatcatcatcaaccttgattTTTTTTATTCAGTCCAAGGCCAACGTGAATTCTTTTCCTCTTTTTTCTATTCCTTTTTTTGATCGTGCTTGAGCCTATTTCTCTGTCCTTGGAAGCCTCAATGGTGGTGCCCCCTGgacaaaaaaaagataaaaacacATGTGTCAATCGAAGAAGCCACATTTCAACACATAAATGAAATGTGATGGATGAAAAAAAATCAGAGTGTTTACTAGTAGGCGTAGGGCTTCTTGATCTTTCTGCACACACATCTTCGAACTCTAGTTCATCAGGTTTGAATAAGTCAAATGAAGGGATATCATCTAAATATGAAGGGCCTGATGGCTTGGGAGGAATTGGACCTTTTGTACTCTCCTTTGGTGAGATTGGTGGAGGCGAAGGAGTTGGATCTTTTGTACTATCCTCTGGTGGGATAGGTGAACCGGGAGGAGTTGGTTCATGTGTTATGTCCTCTGGTGGGATTGGTGGACTGGAAGTACTTGCATGTCTTGTACTCTCTACTGGGCTGGATGGTTTTTTGGGTGACTCAGCTGGTGGATCTGTTGGATCTGATGGAGGATGCACGTTGGCATTGTCATTGGAAGGTTTCTTCAGCTGGCTCATCTTACTTGCcaaatcaacatcattcaaacgTTTGTTCAGATGGATCAACTTAGAAGCCAACTCAGCACCACGCTTTGCCATGGTCACCTTTCCTTGCTCTTTCATTGCCCGCGCAAGCTCATCAAAACCTTTCTCCACCAAAGAATTATGCTGAGCCAATAGAACTTGGTATTCTTTAGTAAGTGACTGCAATAAAATAATATATGCAATGTTAAACATAGGAAATtgcaacatatatatacatatatatttgcaCAATATAAAATAGGGTCACTGACACATGTAAGAAATGACACTGCAACATATGAAGTGGGGTAAATGAAACATGGGAAAAATTAcactgcaacatatgaatgcacaTTGTGCAACATGTACAGAAATTATGAGAGGGTTTGACAAAATTACCTCAATGGCAACCGCAGGAGTATCAACTGGATGGTGGCTGGAAGTGCCTGGGCAATCCAGCCAGTCCTTAAGACTTAGGAGCAcggactcttcttcttctttaggcATTGGCGGTGGGGATGGCCCCATGGCCTCTTCTTCAAGCATTGGCGGCGGGGGTGGAATGTAATCAGTCATGGGCACCGAGGTAGGGTAGGGGTTGATCTTTCGGAACTAACAATGAATGAAGATATATTATGTCAAGAAATAATGTAATGACTAAAAGAAATGACCAAAGATGAATGAAGAGGAAAAAAAGCATCAAACTCACAGGTTGCTGCCCATATGCATTAAGTTGCAGCCTACTCCCGTCAACCTTTTCAACGAATTTAAAGTCATTGTTGCTGACATGGCAAATGCGTGGAATAGAATAATTGATCTTGTGAGTAGTCCGGTCAGCAGGTATGTCAAGGTGGTCCATGTACGCAATCTACATACAAAAAAAACATGAAGGCCCAACATTAGGAAATCGGGGCTGCAGTATATGGAAGCACATGTAATGAAACATGTATAGATAGCTACTACAACATATGAGGTAGTAGCAATGAAATAGTAGAAAATCAGGGCTGAAGTATATGAAAACATATGTACTAAAACATATATAGATAGCTACTGCAACACATGAGGTAGTACCAATGAAACAGTAGAAAATCAGGGCTGAAGTATATAGAAACATATGTACTGAAACATATATAGATAGCTACTGCAACACATGAGGTGGTACCAATGAAACAGATTAGCAAAGTTATTGCAATGGGACTACAAAAGAATATAAGACAAAAGGGAAAAATGAACATATCGCCAAAACAGCAAGGCAGGAGCCAAGGTAGGGGCTTGCGGCAGCACCTTCAGCTTGAGGATCATGGGTCTGGTACTTTCGAACTTGATTCATCAAATGATTTGATTTTAGAGACATCCTGTAAGTTGTACAAGTACCGTGGGGTGGTTGCATTATCTGTTCCTGGGCAGAGTACAGACTCcaaggcaagcaacatgaatgccCTCATAAAAGGGTCCTTGTCCTTAGGCTTAGTCAACACCTCCATGCACTTGGGCCACCTCCCTTTGAATCCATCCATAAAAGGCTCACGAATCTTCTGGAATGATTCGTATTGATCGGCGGTGGAAGTAAACTTAACAGGCTATTCTTCGCTAGGCACACCAAGAATGTTGCAAACAAGCTGCTTGTCAAATACAATAACTTTATGTTTGAGCCTAAACTCTCTCAAATCAATGTCAATGTGCTTCATGATCCATGCAACGAGCTTCACAGGGATGGAAAACTCAGACATGGCAAGTAAAGCACCTAAACCAGCCTCTTAGATCCACCCTATCTGATCTTGACTGAACTTGTGGTCACGGATCCTGTGGACTGAAACTCTTGTTTTGAAGGGGTCGCCATTGACTTTGACTTTGGTTTTGGGAGCATTAATTCCTGCGTAAAAAATACAAAGAAACAACATATTAAAATCAAATCCGAAAATTAGGGTACACAGTTCAGAATAACACATAAAAAAGTGGACACAAAGTTGGTACATGTTCCAACATGCAGGTGGACAGCATAGATATGCCGATAACACATGCCAATATATACACACCCTATAGCTAattgttgcaaaaaaaaaagaaaaagacatgaAACACTGGACATATCATGGTGAAACAAAGCAACAGTATAACGAAACTAGTTGGACGGTGATGACCATTTGAATCAAAAGATAGGATGCAGTTTGATCATCATGAATAATAGACACAACAGAAACTGTTTCAGTTATTGTCACTGAATCTTAATGTTCTCTGTTAGGACCTACTGCAGTATGTTTCGTATTAATGAATGAATTTTCCATGAATCCATGATTACAGATCTCTTGACTCTTGTTTAGATATCATATGCTTGTCAGATGCTGTGAGATCGATGGAGATCAGATGCTGTGAGATCGATGGAGATATGCTGGTCGAAACAAATGGCACCACACAAATAAACAGTAGGGACACAAACATTCCTAGTAGAGCACTATGCACACCTAGCTAGCAACCTTGATGATCTTACACTATGCTTAAACAATGGTTAATCACTACACAGCTACAGCATAATCAACATACTAGTACCAGGGTCTGCATAATCAGCATCACATATGCAACTACATAGCACTAACCACAATTCCAACTACATAATACTCATACCTTGCTGCTTGGGGACCTTCTTCATTGGAGATTTCTTCACAGGAATGTTGGTTCGTCCTTTGCTCTAAGATGCTTGGCCTGCCTTGCTGTTGGGGACCTTGCTCGCTGCCAGAACCCCGCATGCCTTGCTGTTGAGGACCTTCTTCACTGCATGACGCCGGCGACCACGGACCAGCCCAGCATCTGCCTCCTCGTAGCTGCTGCTGGACGAGTCGCCCCTGACGGGCAACACATCCCTACCTCGTATGCATCACAGTCGCTCCGGCGCTAGgtcgcggtggagaaggaggagcAGGCAGGAGGCAGGCAACCGGCGTGGTACCTGCACCGCTAGGGTTGAGGTGATAGGCAACCGTCGCAATCCCTGTGAAGGTGGGCAGTGCGATGGAGGTCGTCACGACGGGAGGATGGCACCGTGGACGCTGTCAGCGACGGTCGGGGCGGAGTGGAGCGGTGCGGGCCTACGGCGAGAGGGAAAGCCGAGCGATGCGGGCCAGGCGGGCGGCGCGGTGAAGGCCGCGGCGGCAAGCGGACGGCGCAGTGGAGGAGCCGCAGACGGCGAGGTGGATGCGGCCACGACCGCGGTCTGGTGAAGGGTGCCGATTCAGAGTGAGTGAGCGGGGAAAACTGTTCGCTGGGGTGTTCCCTGGGGTCCCTGGGCCGCCCGTCCGCAGGCCCAGCAAGGAGGCCGCCGGCCCAGCGGATCGGCCGGACGTCCTCACCCAATCAATATCGTAGGTGTTTAGGATCGGATTTCTTGTCGTCAGAAGAGCACCGCCCAAGGTGGAGCCAAGTACAACGAAAACAACCGGTAACCAACGTCATTGCAAACCGGTAACCACACTACGATCCCTTTGCACTGTTCTGCGAAAAAAGAGGACCTAGCGTGTTTCTCTGTGTACACATTAAGCAGCGTTAGATGATATCCTAGTTATTGGATAGTATATATTTGATTACAAAACTAATAGTATCAAGTTTGTGATACTTAGCCCAATTATTGGTCAAAGATTATAAAGTTTGACTCTTGGCATATGTATGTGAAATAATAAATACCTTATAAACTAACCT
This sequence is a window from Miscanthus floridulus cultivar M001 chromosome 10, ASM1932011v1, whole genome shotgun sequence. Protein-coding genes within it:
- the LOC136487526 gene encoding uncharacterized protein isoform X2 codes for the protein MILKLKIAYMDHLDIPADRTTHKINYSIPRICHVSNNDFKFVEKVDGSRLQLNAYGQQPFRKINPYPTSVPMTDYIPPPPPMLEEEAMGPSPPPMPKEEEESVLLSLKDWLDCPGTSSHHPVDTPAVAIESLTKEYQVLLAQHNSLVEKGFDELARAMKEQGKVTMAKRGAELASKLIHLNKRLNDVDLASKMSQLKKPSNDNANVHPPSDPTDPPAESPKKPSSPVESTRHASTSSPPIPPEDITHEPTPPGSPIPPEDSTKDPTPSPPPISPKESTKEFEDVCAERSRSPTPTRGTTIEASKDREIGSSTIKKRNRKKRKRIHVGLGLNKKNQG
- the LOC136487526 gene encoding uncharacterized protein isoform X1; protein product: MILKLKIAYMDHLDIPADRTTHKINYSIPRICHVSNNDFKFVEKVDGSRLQLNAYGQQPFRKINPYPTSVPMTDYIPPPPPMLEEEAMGPSPPPMPKEEEESVLLSLKDWLDCPGTSSHHPVDTPAVAIESLTKEYQVLLAQHNSLVEKGFDELARAMKEQGKVTMAKRGAELASKLIHLNKRLNDVDLASKMSQLKKPSNDNANVHPPSDPTDPPAESPKKPSSPVESTRHASTSSPPIPPEDITHEPTPPGSPIPPEDSTKDPTPSPPPISPKESTKGPIPPKPSGPSYLDDIPSFDLFKPDELEFEDVCAERSRSPTPTRGTTIEASKDREIGSSTIKKRNRKKRKRIHVGLGLNKKNQG